One window of the Pseudofrankia sp. DC12 genome contains the following:
- a CDS encoding restriction endonuclease: MDNDNAAAAAHIAELGRNLLLNGLGSPVFTVAALEIVAEQSVFRPGQLAVAGTPPEWEDYEPPTPGRASRLVGGSGRYQRELDAARAQWEADTAEFQRAEADRLRELDAARARHDQQASAAHDRVAAHNARLAAQWAACMEGDPEAVEWFVGQALASTTYPDGFPVTRKIAYRPQEHDIVIEIEFPRRSVIPEVREHKLFKTAPEVRPVKWKEPEVKKLYAQLVAWMTLRIVHEVFEATKALDLVDVVVFNGTVIDVAPTTGKDTLYHLVSLEPERPLFEASLELDRVTDPIGCLRELGAKVSPNPYDLEAVKPVVTFDLRRFRLANDATELADLESRPNLMQLTPHDFERLIEKLLKAMGIEAYRTVDSRDDGIDVVATKDDIIFGGVCLVQAKRTKNRVELGTVQAVAGSMNDHNAATGMVVTTSWYGPSSIAFAKRNRITLIKGAELKHMIKRYLDLDVIPGVVEPRRGRGTESA, from the coding sequence GTGGACAACGACAACGCTGCTGCGGCCGCTCATATCGCTGAGCTGGGCAGGAACCTTTTGCTCAACGGCTTAGGGTCACCCGTCTTCACTGTGGCCGCGCTGGAGATCGTAGCGGAGCAGTCCGTCTTTCGGCCGGGACAACTTGCGGTCGCCGGCACGCCGCCGGAGTGGGAGGACTACGAGCCTCCCACTCCTGGTCGGGCCAGTCGCCTGGTGGGCGGGTCGGGTCGATACCAGCGGGAACTCGACGCGGCCCGAGCCCAGTGGGAAGCCGACACCGCCGAGTTCCAGCGGGCCGAAGCCGACCGGCTCCGGGAGCTCGATGCTGCTCGTGCCAGACACGATCAGCAGGCATCCGCGGCCCACGACCGTGTCGCGGCGCACAACGCCCGCCTCGCAGCGCAGTGGGCGGCGTGTATGGAGGGTGACCCAGAAGCAGTCGAGTGGTTCGTCGGCCAGGCGCTTGCCTCTACCACCTACCCTGACGGCTTTCCTGTAACGAGGAAGATCGCCTACCGGCCCCAGGAACACGACATCGTCATCGAGATCGAGTTCCCGCGACGGTCCGTCATCCCCGAGGTCCGGGAGCATAAGTTGTTCAAGACAGCTCCCGAGGTCAGGCCTGTAAAATGGAAAGAGCCTGAGGTTAAGAAGCTTTATGCGCAGCTCGTCGCCTGGATGACGCTGCGGATAGTCCATGAGGTTTTCGAGGCCACGAAGGCGCTCGATCTCGTCGATGTGGTTGTCTTCAACGGTACCGTCATTGACGTTGCCCCCACGACCGGCAAGGACACCCTCTACCATCTGGTCAGCCTCGAACCCGAACGGCCCTTGTTCGAAGCGAGCCTTGAACTTGATCGCGTCACCGACCCGATCGGATGCCTGCGTGAACTGGGCGCGAAAGTCTCGCCCAATCCTTACGACTTGGAGGCCGTGAAACCCGTTGTGACGTTCGACCTCCGTCGGTTCAGGCTCGCCAACGACGCGACCGAGCTAGCCGATCTCGAATCCCGGCCGAACCTCATGCAACTCACCCCACATGACTTCGAAAGACTCATCGAGAAGCTGCTCAAGGCCATGGGCATCGAAGCGTACCGAACCGTCGACTCGCGCGACGACGGCATCGATGTCGTCGCGACCAAAGACGACATCATCTTCGGGGGCGTCTGTCTCGTCCAAGCCAAACGCACTAAGAACAGAGTCGAGCTCGGAACAGTGCAAGCAGTCGCCGGATCGATGAACGACCACAATGCTGCCACGGGAATGGTCGTCACCACTTCCTGGTACGGCCCATCGAGCATCGCGTTTGCCAAACGTAACCGCATCACCCTCATTAAAGGCGCAGAACTGAAACACATGATTAAGAGATACCTCGACCTCGACGTCATCCCTGGAGTCGTCGAACCTCGACGAGGGCGCGGGACGGAAAGCGCCTGA